A genomic segment from Sorangium aterium encodes:
- a CDS encoding HAD family hydrolase, producing the protein MRNEPATAVSFDFGQTLVELDTGLLSARLAERGIGAPRERLDGAVDEGWRAYNEAIQRGLGGHPWKIMMRRLLEAGGVEASALDAAVDWLWTEQPRKNLWRRPIAGMIDVVIELRRAGVPVAVLSNSEGRLEELIEELGWSAHFVAVADSGRLGFEKPGREIFAWTAERLGAPLAAVVHVGDSFAADVGGALAAGMRAVWFKGDPTRAAEVSQAERVAVCDGAEALRGALRAFGVRF; encoded by the coding sequence ATGCGCAACGAGCCTGCTACAGCCGTCTCTTTCGACTTCGGCCAGACCCTGGTGGAGCTCGACACCGGGCTGCTCTCCGCCCGCCTCGCCGAGCGGGGCATCGGCGCGCCTCGGGAGCGGCTGGACGGGGCGGTGGACGAGGGCTGGCGCGCCTACAACGAGGCGATCCAGCGTGGGCTCGGCGGTCACCCATGGAAGATCATGATGCGCCGCCTGCTCGAGGCGGGCGGCGTCGAGGCCAGCGCGCTCGACGCGGCGGTCGACTGGCTCTGGACGGAGCAGCCCCGGAAGAACCTCTGGCGCCGGCCGATCGCGGGGATGATCGACGTCGTGATCGAGCTCCGGCGGGCCGGCGTGCCGGTCGCGGTGCTGTCGAACTCGGAGGGCCGGCTCGAGGAGCTGATCGAAGAGCTCGGCTGGTCGGCGCACTTCGTGGCGGTGGCGGACTCGGGGCGGCTCGGGTTCGAGAAGCCGGGCAGGGAGATCTTCGCGTGGACGGCCGAGCGCCTCGGCGCGCCGCTCGCCGCGGTGGTCCATGTCGGCGATTCCTTCGCCGCCGACGTCGGCGGCGCTCTCGCGGCAGGGATGCGGGCCGTCTGGTTCAAGGGGGACCCGACGAGGGCTGCGGAGGTGTCCCAGGCCGAGCGCGTGGCGGTGTGCGACGGCGCGGAGGCGCTGCGCGGCGCGCTCCGGGCGTTCGGCGTCCGCTTCTAG
- a CDS encoding AMP-dependent synthetase/ligase, whose translation MPCDSIPRRLLGQAKVRPEAPAHYVKEGGFWRMTSFREYAGEVRRAGKALLALGLEPGATVGLLGFNRPEWAVLHVACMAIGGAPAGIYTTCSPEEVRHVVHHAGSPVVLVEDSAQLEKVLSQWDRLPRLSWVVLMRGAEPAGDPRILAWEELLARGDRVPDELLEQRLDALEPRGLATLLYTSGTVGPPKGVMLSHENLTRSADMAARIVPFSSRDIGLSYLPLSHVAEQMFTIHIPASIGAAVYFAESMAALADNLKEVRPTVFFGVPRVWEKLRAGIDAKLSGAKGLQKITLEQARRVGLQHSELRARGEQPGPLLALQHRAFDKLVYAKVKEAVGLGRTHAFSSGAAPIAKEVLEFFASLDILITEVYGQSEVTGATSYNVPGRTKLGSVGPSVPGMDVKIADDGEILVKGPTVFLGYYKEPEATAQALVDGWLHSGDLGRFDEEGFLHITGRKKEILITAGGKNISPKNIEEALKRHDLIAEAVVVGDGRKFLTALLVLAPDAVKRFSAERGLGPDLSRASPEIREAVQRAVDEVNGELGQVETIKKFSILPRGFTIEDGELTPTLKIKRRNVSQNFAREIEAMYAE comes from the coding sequence ATGCCCTGTGACTCGATTCCGCGGCGCCTGCTAGGCCAGGCGAAGGTGCGCCCCGAGGCTCCTGCTCACTACGTCAAGGAGGGGGGCTTCTGGAGGATGACCAGCTTCCGGGAGTACGCGGGCGAGGTGCGGCGCGCCGGCAAGGCGCTGCTCGCGCTCGGCCTCGAGCCCGGCGCCACGGTCGGCCTCCTCGGCTTCAACCGGCCCGAGTGGGCGGTGCTCCACGTGGCCTGCATGGCGATCGGGGGCGCTCCCGCGGGCATCTACACGACGTGCTCGCCCGAGGAGGTGCGCCACGTCGTGCACCATGCGGGGTCGCCGGTGGTGCTGGTCGAGGACAGCGCCCAGCTGGAGAAGGTGCTGAGCCAGTGGGATCGGCTGCCGCGGCTCTCGTGGGTGGTGCTGATGCGGGGCGCGGAGCCCGCGGGTGATCCGCGGATCCTGGCCTGGGAGGAGCTCCTCGCGCGGGGCGACCGCGTCCCGGACGAGCTGCTCGAGCAGCGGCTCGACGCGCTGGAGCCGAGGGGCCTCGCGACGCTGCTCTATACCTCCGGGACGGTGGGGCCGCCGAAGGGGGTCATGCTGAGCCATGAGAACCTCACGCGCTCGGCGGACATGGCGGCGCGCATCGTCCCGTTCTCGTCCCGGGACATCGGGCTGTCCTACCTGCCTCTTTCGCACGTCGCCGAGCAGATGTTCACGATCCACATCCCGGCCTCGATCGGCGCGGCCGTGTACTTCGCCGAGTCGATGGCGGCGCTCGCCGACAACCTCAAGGAGGTGCGGCCTACCGTCTTCTTCGGGGTCCCGCGCGTCTGGGAGAAGCTGAGGGCCGGGATCGACGCGAAGCTCTCCGGCGCGAAGGGGTTGCAGAAGATCACGCTCGAGCAGGCGAGGCGCGTCGGGCTCCAGCACAGCGAGCTCCGCGCCCGAGGCGAGCAGCCGGGGCCGCTGCTCGCGCTCCAGCACCGCGCCTTCGACAAGCTGGTCTACGCGAAGGTGAAGGAGGCCGTGGGGCTCGGCCGGACGCACGCGTTCAGCAGCGGCGCGGCCCCCATCGCGAAGGAGGTCCTCGAGTTCTTCGCGTCGCTCGACATCCTGATCACCGAGGTCTACGGCCAGTCCGAGGTGACCGGCGCGACGAGCTACAACGTGCCGGGCAGGACGAAGCTCGGCTCCGTGGGGCCGTCGGTGCCAGGCATGGACGTGAAGATCGCGGACGACGGCGAGATCCTTGTGAAGGGGCCGACCGTGTTCCTCGGCTACTACAAGGAGCCAGAGGCGACCGCGCAGGCCCTGGTCGACGGCTGGCTCCACTCGGGGGATCTCGGCCGATTCGACGAGGAGGGGTTCCTCCACATCACCGGGCGGAAGAAGGAGATCCTCATCACGGCCGGCGGGAAGAACATCTCGCCCAAGAACATCGAGGAGGCGCTCAAGCGCCACGACCTCATCGCCGAGGCGGTGGTCGTCGGCGATGGGCGCAAGTTCCTCACGGCCCTGCTCGTGCTGGCCCCCGACGCGGTGAAGCGCTTCTCGGCGGAGCGCGGGCTCGGCCCCGATCTCTCGCGCGCGTCGCCCGAGATCAGGGAAGCCGTGCAGCGGGCCGTCGACGAGGTGAACGGCGAGCTCGGGCAGGTCGAGACGATCAAGAAGTTCTCGATCCTGCCGCGCGGCTTCACCATCGAGGACGGCGAGCTGACGCCGACGCTCAAGATCAAGCGGCGCAATGTGAGCCAGAATTTTGCGCGCGAGATCGAGGCGATGTACGCCGAGTAA
- a CDS encoding YtxH domain-containing protein — MKADDLVNYMADMFPYRRRSSLDWIVPVSVGLGLGVALGVGVGVLVAPTSGDEARRRLRDSTSRLRERAERAKDRALGAAQRTQHEIQEKVQESAGSYSNELGAR; from the coding sequence ATGAAGGCAGACGATCTCGTCAATTACATGGCCGATATGTTCCCCTACAGGAGAAGGAGCTCACTCGACTGGATCGTTCCGGTGTCGGTCGGGCTCGGCCTCGGCGTCGCCCTCGGCGTCGGGGTCGGCGTCCTGGTCGCGCCGACGTCGGGTGACGAGGCTCGCCGCCGGCTGCGCGACAGCACGAGCCGGCTGCGCGAGCGCGCGGAGAGGGCCAAGGATCGCGCCCTGGGCGCTGCGCAGCGGACCCAGCACGAGATCCAGGAGAAGGTCCAGGAGAGCGCCGGCTCGTACTCCAACGAGCTCGGCGCCCGCTGA